In Pseudoalteromonas xiamenensis, the following are encoded in one genomic region:
- the nth gene encoding endonuclease III encodes MNKDKRIEILTRLRDENPNPETELEYTSPFELLVAVTLSAQATDVSVNKATRKLFPVANTPEAIVALGVDGLKEYIKTIGLFNSKANNVVKLSQILVEQHNSEVPENREALEALPGVGRKTANVVLNCAFGWPTIAVDTHIFRVSNRTNFAKGKDVVEVEKKLDKVVPKEFKVDVHHWLILHGRYVCTARKPKCGSCLIEDLCEFKEKTDC; translated from the coding sequence GTGAATAAAGACAAAAGAATCGAGATCCTAACGCGTCTCAGAGATGAAAACCCAAATCCTGAAACTGAGCTGGAATATACCTCGCCTTTTGAGTTACTTGTCGCCGTCACCTTATCTGCACAAGCAACGGACGTAAGCGTCAACAAAGCGACAAGAAAGCTCTTTCCTGTCGCAAATACACCTGAGGCAATCGTCGCGCTGGGTGTCGATGGCCTAAAAGAATACATCAAAACCATCGGTTTATTTAATTCGAAAGCCAACAATGTCGTGAAGCTCTCACAAATTCTTGTCGAGCAACACAACTCTGAAGTACCTGAAAATCGCGAAGCGCTCGAGGCGCTGCCTGGCGTTGGTCGTAAAACGGCCAATGTGGTCCTTAACTGCGCTTTCGGCTGGCCTACGATTGCTGTCGATACCCATATTTTCCGCGTATCCAACCGCACCAACTTTGCCAAGGGCAAAGACGTGGTGGAAGTCGAAAAGAAACTCGACAAAGTCGTGCCTAAAGAATTTAAAGTGGATGTCCATCACTGGCTTATCCTACATGGTCGCTACGTGTGTACCGCCCGCAAACCTAAATGCGGTAGCTGCTTAATTGAAGACTTGTGTGAGTTTAAAGAAAAAACAGATTGCTGA
- a CDS encoding energy transducer TonB, with amino-acid sequence MLLFSFVTFQSIAHQTDAAVTPVKRAVPLYPKYAIKKRIEGTVLVNFSIEQDGNVSDIQVVASDQDGLFDASAILGVQKWLYTKPAQKIRNNYAAIEFALTDTPATSQFTNVEKIQVRGE; translated from the coding sequence ATGCTGCTATTTAGCTTTGTTACTTTTCAATCAATTGCACATCAAACGGATGCTGCGGTCACACCAGTTAAGAGAGCAGTACCACTTTACCCAAAATACGCCATTAAAAAGCGGATAGAAGGTACGGTTTTAGTGAATTTCAGTATCGAGCAAGATGGTAACGTGTCAGATATTCAGGTCGTAGCATCGGATCAAGATGGGCTTTTTGACGCAAGTGCAATTTTAGGCGTTCAAAAATGGCTTTATACAAAACCGGCTCAAAAAATTCGTAACAATTATGCCGCGATTGAATTCGCACTGACAGATACGCCCGCGACGTCGCAGTTTACGAATGTAGAAAAAATCCAAGTTAGAGGGGAATAA